The genomic DNA ACTGTCTTTCTTCATCCAATGTGCCCTTAACTGCTTGATATAATTCTATCCATGAAGATGAACTAGAATCCAAAGGACCCCATGAAAATGTTGGATTTGGACTAGCAGGGCAAGCAGTAACCAAATCCAAAACCGAAACCGGTTTCATCATCTTCTGTGGAAAGTTGAATGCCAAATTATCAACTTTGTGTTCATAAATTTTACCATTTCTATCCAATTTATACCGCGAAGTACCTTGAAATTCACCTTTAGCTTCCCATGGAACCCTAGGCACACCCCTCAAGTTCCACCTGATCAATATCACATTCTCTGAAGGCTGCCATATTCTGTATACATCCAAACCAATCTCACGAAACAAAATTCTACCATGAAACCTCAATGCCCAAAAGATCAATTTGTACTTCTCAATACCAGTAAATGTGTTCAAAGGGTCCAAAAATGTTACATCATCCCTGAAAAATTATCAAACCCAACATTAAAATTCCAACTCATTTTGCACAAAATAAAAACCCAATTATTTTCCactcaaaattaacttttttttatccatACAAAGTGGCAATGAGTTTTAAACTCACATACACCACTCCACTGCGAGTCGTTCGAACCTAGGTGAAGGTGTCTGGCCTAGTTATAtcggcatttgccagttgagctaggccTTACAGACTACTCAGAATTAACTTAATTCCAATTAAAAACCATATATTCACATCCAAAGGGTCTATAAATGTTACATCATCTCTAAATTTACCAAACCCAACattaaaaatccaatttttttcccacattaaaaacccaatttttttcaCCTAGaaataacaca from Medicago truncatula cultivar Jemalong A17 chromosome 8, MtrunA17r5.0-ANR, whole genome shotgun sequence includes the following:
- the LOC25501160 gene encoding uncharacterized protein, which gives rise to MAFPLCNLNLNLSLLPQSKSRFKHKPFHQSLSSSKPISQCSLFFTSSSSVESFTAQVAQVNSPLATQDKQNQHQKDEFYLNLGVAVRTLREDMPLIFVKDLNYDIYRDDVTFLDPLNTFTGIEKYKLIFWALRFHGRILFREIGLDVYRIWQPSENVILIRWNLRGVPRVPWEAKGEFQGTSRYKLDRNGKIYEHKVDNLAFNFPQKMMKPVSVLDLVTACPASPNPTFSWGPLDSSSSSWIELYQAVKGTLDEERQLIPQDGLATCS